TCAAAGGAAATAGTTAGGCGTGGCTAGCACTTGTAAAATGCCAAGGTCTGACAAGTCTCGTTGCTTCCTCCACATCAAGCATCTCTTACGTGAAAAAAGATTCCCTTCAGCTTGCCAAAAAGCTTCCACAAATCCAAGTTAGATGCTTCCTGGAAACAAagatttttcagctctgtttggCACAAGACTGATTCATCCCGCAGCTTTATGCTTGCCTCCACAGCACCCACACACCTCACCACAGTGATGGCATGCTCTCAAGGGGAGGTAGCAGCACATACATGGAGCAATGAACGAGAGTGCCACCAGTGCTAACCAGCGTAAGCAGAACTTGTCATCACTAGTGTCACACGAGCAAGGATCAGAGAAATCTCCTTCAGAGTCTGACATGCAGTGATACAGCATGCTCTCTGCGCAAAGCATGCAACTAACTTGGTAGATACATCTTTTAATAGGATCTGGCGCATCTTGACATTTTCCTCTGCCATTATCTTCATGATTAAACCTTTCCTGGCAGTAGATACAGCGGGAACGCTCACcatcctcttttcttctttttgagtTCTTAAATTTTGATGAGGAAGGCTGAGTTTTAAATACCACAGAACTCTTTGAGTCTTTTAGGGAATTCAACTTAGTTCCATCTCCACATGGGTATAAATAGTCAGATTTTTTACTGTCTGATTTAGAAAATGGTATATTTGAGTCCGCATCATCCCTCTCCAGGTCATTCTTCCACATGTCAGGATGCCTGTAGTCTGCATAACGACGTATCAAAATGTCACGAGGGTTTATTCTGACAATTTCATCTTCATCCTGAAAACTAACATGTCTGATTGACTTCAGTGGGACCTGAAAAGTAAGGCAAAGCAAGAGAAGTTTACTATGGGGAAGTCCCAAATTTATGTCCACCTACAATGTAAACCTTAGtttagaaaactaaaaaaacatgactttttcttttgctgcttgaggataaaaaaattcagattattttctcACTACTAAAATTTACAAACATCCCCACAATAATGAGTCCTCTGCAGGGTATTAGGTCTATGAGCTTCAGTAttctttcctgaatttttaGTGCCTCATAAGAGCTTTGGTTGTTTTGATATCCACATAAAACTTGATGGTGCTCTGTGAATTATGCTCAAAATTAGAGTGTTAACATCTTAAAGTGGAAACCAATCCCACAAACTAATTATGCCTTATGTGCTGATTTCATGTGATGATCTGCTGCTTTAGGACCAACACCCTGCTACATTCACTATTGTGTTATCCAGGAGACGCTTTCCCTAATTCCTGCTCTAAGTTTTCAAACTCTCTCCAATTCATAAGAAGAGTACTGAATACTGGTCACTAATTATCAAGGCTGTGTTCTAGATAAGGATTTTGCAGTATGAAGAACATTCAGTATGATGATCAATCAATAACAGTCTCTTCTGAATGTGTCTCTCCTTAAATAATATATAGTACTTACATTGATTGGTTTAGGACACCACCAGGCAAAGACCCAAGTACTTCTTAAATTCTCAGTTTGTAATGAACTGACCATAATTCAAGACCTTTTACTTCAAAAGGTAAGTAATAAGGAATGTGCTAAATACATACAAAACCATCAGAGAAATAAGGTGAGAGTTCTTGAGAATTTTGCCTTACAATGAAAGGATGTGGGGACATGAAAAAGTTCACAAAGATGACAAAATTCAGAGAATCATCCAAACTGAAATACTGCAGGCCTTAGATATCTAAGTGTAAGATAGTGAATTGCCACTAAATGTTACTGAAATCGCATTACAAGTGACTTGCAAGAAAAGGTGCAAATAATTACAGGATAAAAATTTAGCACATGTGTATAAAAGTAGCTCCTGAAAATAGCAGGCAGTGCAGCAAAAAAGCAAGGGTCTCAGTATGTCCCAGTATTTCTACCTTACAGGCAGACAATTATTTTCCTGCACTGTAGGGCTATTATAATCAGAGCCAGATCATGAGTGGGCTTCAAGTcaaattctgcctttttctctgtctAGTGCACAGCCTGTAAACCATTtctcagaaaagacaaaataccCCTCCGCACTCTTAACCTGTTAGTCTTACAAATTCTTCCAGAATCATGAATTACTTGGGAATAATCTTTGACATCAGCACTGTTGCTTTGAGAGGGTTTATCTTATTAATACTCAAATTAATGAGAATTAATGTGTCACCATTTCATAGTCAAGTACAACAACTGAACTGCATGTTCTTAATCTGTTGCAGTGTGTGAAACTACTGAAGATGATGTTTTAGGTTAAAACACTTCTATGTCATTTTGCATGCATCTATAGTCCTACTGTGCTGAAGTCTGCATGTCCTGATTTTGGGGTAGgagacagagaagggaaaagggaaggcagctggaaaagaggaaggaagagcttCTTAAAATATGCTATCTTCTGATTATGTAAGAATATCTGTAGCCTGCTCTAACTATCACTTCCCTGCTCAACAATCCTTGTGTGATGAGTACAGAGCTGTAATTAGTGATGCTTTGCCCTGGGACATTCAATTGGAGTATGCTAAcaagaacattatttttttttccttggctccAAGCCACATAGTTGAACTTCCACAAGGTTTCAAGGatacagggagaaaaaaggttATACCCTATTCAGCTACCATTGCTTCTCTTCCATACTTCCCCAGTCTCCTATACAAGCAGTTAGGCTTCCCCTTGGCTTATAAAAGCAGACTGCTTCTCAGCCCTATTCTGTTTTCAAACAAGAGGAAGAATCTATTGGTTAGCCAAAATAACTAACTATGGCTAATGGGTTTATTTCAACATTTTACAGCataaatttatttaagaaaaaaggcCATAAAAGTTATTAGAATTTCATATGTTACAGGCATGAAGGATCCTTACTCTGCCGTCCACATAGAATATTATGCATGCACTTTAAGACAGTAAATAAAACCCAttgtttagaagaaaaaaaccctgaagccTCAATACAAAAACCCTCAACTTCCCATTGCCCAGACAGCTAATAGCCATTAAAGATCG
This sequence is a window from Serinus canaria isolate serCan28SL12 chromosome 5, serCan2020, whole genome shotgun sequence. Protein-coding genes within it:
- the SPRED1 gene encoding sprouty-related, EVH1 domain-containing protein 1, with the protein product MSEETAASNDNSYARVRAVVMTRDDSSGGWLPLGGGGLSCVTVFKVIPQEENSCADFLIHGERLRDKTVVLECTLKKDLVYNKVTPTFYHWKIDDKKFGLTFQSPADARAFDRGIRRAVEDISQGYPPSQNDVEVAEDCFQTAQENTSGSLMKDHLFQHETVVTSETYNSANLRPSTFEDFNTRRACFPSQPNQVPLKSIRHVSFQDEDEIVRINPRDILIRRYADYRHPDMWKNDLERDDADSNIPFSKSDSKKSDYLYPCGDGTKLNSLKDSKSSVVFKTQPSSSKFKNSKRRKEDGERSRCIYCQERFNHEDNGRGKCQDAPDPIKRCIYQVSCMLCAESMLYHCMSDSEGDFSDPCSCDTSDDKFCLRWLALVALSFIAPCMCCYLPLRACHHCGEVCGCCGGKHKAAG